In the genome of Treponema pedis, one region contains:
- the purF gene encoding amidophosphoribosyltransferase, producing MNREGNFFKSSLNEECGIAAVWDSKSCGTKTPERLDDAARSVFYALFSLQHRGQEAAGIAVSNGKHIRIFKKPGLVSNIFTENDIANLQGYAAIGHTRYSTTGSSSAGNIQPFYIETMHGPIALSHNGNLVNAPLLRRKLLERGVGLSSTSDTEVMIMMLAAASGNSWAERIASCMKEWEGAFSIAVLTTEGIYIARDPWGFRPLCVGCIQNGISAAASESCAMLTLGCDNVFEVKAGEILKLTDTGADLCGKIPEKNISPCIFEYVYFARPDSIWNNASVHTARVNFGKELAKTAPVVADIVIAIPDSSRSAAIGYSQESGIPYDEGFSKNRYIGRTFIQPTQKLRNQGVAMKFNILEQAVNGKKIVVVDDSIVRGSTIGPLIKMLRKAGAKEVHIRISAPPVRYSCFMGVDMGAPENLIAHNKSAEEIRVHIGADSLAFLSQEKMLIAMKNSGAETAFCCACFDGKYPLDVSKAASKDGFE from the coding sequence ATGAACCGTGAAGGTAATTTTTTTAAATCAAGTCTAAACGAAGAATGCGGTATTGCCGCTGTCTGGGATTCAAAGTCTTGCGGAACAAAAACACCTGAACGGCTTGATGATGCCGCCCGTTCCGTATTTTATGCGCTTTTTTCTCTTCAACATAGAGGTCAAGAGGCTGCCGGTATAGCCGTATCCAACGGAAAGCATATAAGAATCTTTAAAAAGCCCGGTCTTGTTTCCAATATTTTTACCGAAAACGATATAGCGAATTTACAAGGTTATGCAGCCATAGGACATACCCGCTATTCCACAACGGGCTCTTCTTCCGCCGGAAATATTCAACCGTTTTATATTGAAACCATGCACGGTCCGATAGCCTTATCTCATAACGGAAACCTAGTGAACGCTCCCTTATTACGCAGAAAACTTTTGGAAAGGGGAGTGGGGCTTTCTTCCACTTCCGATACCGAAGTTATGATTATGATGCTTGCCGCCGCTTCCGGAAATTCTTGGGCGGAGCGTATTGCTTCCTGTATGAAAGAATGGGAGGGAGCCTTTTCGATTGCGGTTCTTACAACCGAAGGAATTTATATCGCCCGCGACCCTTGGGGCTTCCGTCCGCTTTGTGTAGGCTGTATCCAAAACGGAATTTCGGCTGCCGCAAGCGAAAGCTGTGCAATGCTTACCTTGGGCTGTGATAATGTTTTTGAAGTAAAAGCGGGAGAAATTTTAAAATTAACCGATACGGGAGCCGACCTTTGCGGTAAAATCCCCGAAAAAAATATTTCACCCTGTATTTTTGAATATGTTTATTTTGCACGCCCCGATTCCATTTGGAATAATGCCTCCGTTCACACTGCACGCGTAAATTTCGGCAAGGAGCTTGCAAAAACCGCCCCCGTCGTGGCGGATATTGTAATTGCAATTCCGGATTCTTCGCGCTCCGCCGCAATAGGTTATTCTCAAGAATCGGGTATTCCTTATGATGAGGGCTTTTCCAAAAACCGCTATATAGGACGCACCTTTATTCAACCTACGCAAAAATTGCGCAATCAGGGCGTTGCAATGAAGTTTAATATTTTGGAGCAGGCTGTAAACGGAAAAAAGATAGTTGTAGTAGACGACAGCATTGTAAGGGGAAGTACCATAGGGCCTCTTATAAAAATGCTTAGAAAGGCGGGTGCAAAGGAAGTACATATCAGAATTTCCGCTCCTCCGGTACGCTATTCGTGTTTTATGGGTGTTGATATGGGAGCTCCCGAAAATTTGATTGCACACAATAAATCTGCGGAAGAAATAAGGGTTCACATAGGAGCTGATTCTCTTGCATTTTTAAGTCAGGAAAAAATGCTTATCGCAATGAAAAATTCCGGAGCGGAAACGGCTTTTTGCTGTGCCTGCTTTGACGGAAAATACCCTCTTGATGTAAGTAAAGCCGCTTCCAAAGACGGTTTTGAATAA